A single window of Sulfitobacter sp. JL08 DNA harbors:
- a CDS encoding twin transmembrane helix small protein, translated as MPSDPLFVLVVLAVLAVVVILMLGIGGFAKGGETNRKYGNKMMRYRLIAQFIAVLLICLYVYLRGTGGQ; from the coding sequence ATGCCATCAGACCCGCTTTTTGTACTTGTCGTTCTGGCGGTTCTGGCCGTTGTCGTCATTTTGATGCTGGGAATCGGCGGTTTTGCCAAGGGCGGCGAAACCAACCGGAAATATGGAAACAAGATGATGCGCTATCGGCTGATCGCGCAGTTTATCGCTGTGCTGCTGATCTGTCTTTATGTGTATCTGCGCGGAACAGGAGGGCAGTGA
- a CDS encoding lysophospholipid acyltransferase family protein — translation MANTVQDSTSGLSKDSEKDTGEIYDRRTLTYANSFDDLWTSFAIRAIEWCTGKLTILRMVNKFEKTNEAHRGQKFWRGALNVMGIDLLTPPEQLANIPQSGPVVVVANHPHGMVDGMIFADMIGRVRLDYRILTRSVLTGLDEAATSFMIPVPFPHDPEAQAKMVEMRAKAMAHLKDGGVVALFPSGVVMSSDTWFGPAIEREWSLFTAKMIRRSGARVVPIFYPGRNSRWYQIANRISPILRQGLLLHEIVRSCNKPQAPVIGAPLSDEQMAMLETDPRGFMAWLRAHTLSLGDKA, via the coding sequence GTGGCAAACACGGTTCAGGATAGCACGTCGGGTCTTTCCAAAGACTCTGAAAAGGATACCGGCGAAATCTATGATCGCCGCACCCTGACCTATGCCAACTCCTTTGACGATCTCTGGACCAGTTTTGCGATCCGTGCCATCGAATGGTGTACCGGAAAGCTGACGATCCTGCGGATGGTCAACAAGTTCGAAAAAACGAACGAGGCGCATCGCGGTCAGAAGTTCTGGCGTGGCGCGCTGAACGTCATGGGTATAGATCTGCTGACCCCGCCAGAGCAGTTGGCCAATATTCCGCAAAGCGGGCCTGTTGTCGTTGTGGCCAACCACCCGCACGGAATGGTGGATGGTATGATTTTTGCCGACATGATCGGGCGCGTGCGGCTGGATTATCGCATTCTTACACGGTCGGTGCTGACCGGTCTGGACGAAGCGGCAACATCTTTCATGATCCCGGTGCCGTTCCCGCACGATCCCGAAGCCCAGGCTAAAATGGTTGAAATGCGCGCCAAGGCGATGGCCCATCTGAAAGACGGCGGCGTCGTGGCCCTGTTCCCGTCAGGTGTCGTGATGTCGTCCGATACGTGGTTCGGCCCCGCGATCGAACGCGAGTGGAGCCTGTTCACCGCGAAAATGATCCGCCGTTCCGGCGCGCGGGTGGTTCCGATTTTCTATCCGGGACGCAATTCGCGCTGGTATCAGATCGCCAACCGGATTTCACCTATCCTGCGGCAAGGGCTGTTGCTGCACGAAATCGTCCGGTCCTGCAACAAACCACAGGCCCCCGTGATCGGCGCACCGCTAAGCGATGAACAGATGGCCATGCTGGAAACCGACCCGCGCGGTTTCATGGCGTGGCTTCGCGCGCATACGCTCTCGCTGGGTGACAAGGCCTGA
- a CDS encoding DUF6473 family protein has product MTYEGLGTRALDYFPCRYGASKLLFRGPRRDLSTAYCAFVGGTETYGKFLASPYPSIIEREIGMPCVNLGFPNAGIDVFMHDPFVPVAAAGAQISVVQVMGAQNMSNRFYTVHPRRNDRFVKASQMMQAVYGDVDFTEFHFTKHLIRSLMALSADRFSCVRRELQQAWQARMELLLSKLGGKIILLWFARHSPDEDGFSTTSDPMFVTRKMIESLRPHVADIVEVVASPAAQAQGTRGMIFAQMEAPAAGHIMGPAAHQEAADAVSRSINRLI; this is encoded by the coding sequence ATGACCTATGAAGGATTGGGCACGCGTGCCCTTGATTATTTTCCGTGCCGGTATGGTGCGTCAAAACTGCTGTTCCGTGGGCCACGGCGCGATCTTTCAACGGCGTATTGTGCCTTTGTCGGCGGCACCGAAACCTATGGCAAATTCCTGGCCAGCCCGTATCCGTCCATAATCGAACGCGAAATTGGGATGCCATGCGTTAATCTGGGCTTTCCCAATGCGGGGATCGATGTGTTCATGCACGATCCGTTTGTGCCGGTAGCCGCCGCCGGTGCACAGATCAGCGTGGTGCAGGTGATGGGTGCCCAGAACATGTCGAACCGGTTCTATACGGTGCATCCGCGACGCAATGACAGGTTCGTCAAGGCCAGCCAGATGATGCAGGCGGTGTATGGCGATGTAGATTTCACCGAATTCCATTTCACAAAGCACCTGATCAGATCGCTGATGGCGCTGTCGGCCGACCGGTTTTCCTGTGTCCGGCGGGAACTGCAACAGGCGTGGCAGGCGCGGATGGAACTGCTTTTGTCCAAACTGGGCGGAAAGATCATTCTTCTTTGGTTCGCGCGCCACAGCCCCGATGAAGACGGTTTTAGTACGACGAGCGACCCGATGTTCGTGACCCGCAAGATGATCGAAAGCCTGCGCCCGCACGTCGCCGATATTGTCGAGGTGGTTGCCAGCCCGGCAGCACAGGCGCAGGGCACGCGCGGTATGATCTTTGCCCAGATGGAAGCGCCCGCAGCCGGGCACATCATGGGGCCGGCTGCGCATCAGGAAGCGGCCGATGCCGTTTCCCGCAGTATCAACCGCCTGATATGA
- a CDS encoding cob(I)yrinic acid a,c-diamide adenosyltransferase gives MVVLNKIYTKTGDAGETALGNGARVAKHALRVSAYGTSDELNCFVGVARLHATGDMDLQLSRIQNDLFDLGADLCRPDMEQDAEAEYPPLRMAPQQVERLEAEIDRMNDILEPLRSFILPGGAALAAHLHVCRTVARRAERLAVELATVEAINPSAVTYLNRLSDWFFVAARIANNDGKDDVLWVPGANR, from the coding sequence ATGGTTGTTCTGAACAAGATTTATACAAAAACCGGTGACGCGGGTGAAACCGCACTGGGCAACGGCGCGCGGGTGGCAAAGCACGCGCTGCGGGTGTCGGCCTATGGCACTTCGGATGAATTGAACTGTTTTGTGGGCGTCGCCCGTTTGCACGCCACCGGCGACATGGACCTGCAATTGTCGCGCATCCAGAACGATCTGTTCGATCTGGGGGCTGATCTGTGCCGCCCTGATATGGAACAGGACGCCGAAGCGGAATACCCGCCGTTGCGCATGGCGCCGCAACAGGTCGAACGTCTGGAAGCCGAGATTGACCGGATGAATGATATTCTGGAACCGCTGCGCAGCTTCATCCTGCCCGGCGGTGCGGCGCTGGCTGCGCATTTGCATGTCTGCCGCACCGTCGCACGGCGGGCCGAGCGGCTTGCCGTGGAACTGGCCACCGTCGAGGCGATCAACCCCTCGGCGGTCACATATCTGAATCGGTTGTCAGACTGGTTTTTTGTCGCCGCGCGGATCGCGAACAACGACGGAAAGGACGATGTACTGTGGGTGCCGGGGGCCAACCGATAG
- a CDS encoding HPr family phosphocarrier protein — MTQRSLNIVNEKGLHARASAKLVEVVEAFDATAEVSRDGMSASGDSIMGLLMLAASKGTTIDVQTSGPDADALADALEMLVADKFGEGY; from the coding sequence ATGACCCAGCGCAGTTTGAACATCGTGAACGAAAAAGGGCTGCACGCCCGCGCATCTGCAAAACTGGTCGAGGTTGTCGAGGCGTTTGATGCGACAGCCGAAGTGTCGCGCGACGGAATGTCGGCCTCGGGTGACAGCATCATGGGGCTTTTGATGTTGGCAGCGTCCAAGGGAACGACTATTGACGTGCAAACATCGGGGCCGGATGCTGATGCTTTGGCTGATGCGCTGGAAATGCTGGTGGCTGACAAATTCGGCGAAGGGTACTAG
- a CDS encoding SH3 domain-containing protein gives MNRFVFLSFLFMGWAFYELSGGADFVPASARLEAEAESASKPEPSPRATTSRAPVFVEGSNTAPDPSRTRLVLGNTPPEPAPEPVAAPEPTPEPEPVETAEVAPAAPIADVVLSLAALDSISDGTFPAPAKDIRIIDGTLVNIRSGPGIDYPVILQLQGGTEVEVLEDPGTGWIRMQNPESREMGWISANLLRQ, from the coding sequence ATGAACCGGTTTGTTTTTCTGTCGTTCCTTTTCATGGGCTGGGCGTTTTACGAGCTGAGCGGCGGGGCTGACTTCGTACCGGCCAGCGCGCGGCTTGAGGCCGAAGCAGAAAGCGCGTCCAAGCCGGAGCCAAGCCCTCGTGCCACAACGAGCCGCGCGCCTGTTTTTGTAGAAGGTTCGAATACCGCGCCCGATCCGTCCAGAACGCGCCTGGTTCTGGGCAATACCCCGCCTGAGCCCGCGCCCGAACCCGTCGCAGCGCCCGAGCCGACACCGGAACCCGAGCCGGTAGAAACCGCCGAGGTTGCGCCCGCCGCCCCTATTGCGGATGTCGTGTTGTCGCTGGCGGCATTGGACAGCATTTCGGACGGCACATTTCCAGCGCCCGCAAAAGACATCCGGATTATAGATGGCACGCTGGTCAATATCCGGTCCGGCCCGGGCATCGATTATCCGGTGATCCTGCAACTGCAGGGCGGCACCGAGGTTGAGGTGCTGGAAGACCCCGGCACGGGCTGGATCAGAATGCAGAACCCCGAAAGCCGCGAAATGGGTTGGATTTCAGCCAATTTGTTGCGGCAGTGA
- the rapZ gene encoding RNase adapter RapZ, translating to MPDPGPTDQNRCRFVLVTGPSGAGRSTAINVLEDLGFEAIDNLPLRLLPTLLDGPAEDRPMALGVDTRNRDFSTTALIDSVENLARLSHLSPEVLYLDCSRDVLLRRFSETRRRHPLAPAESPDVGIDREFDLLDPIRARASILIDTSDLNVHHLRAEVERWFAPVGPGRMAVSLHSFSYKRGLPRGIDMVFDCRFLNNPYWVPELRGFDGRDAQVADYVAADARFAQFFEKTLDFTEFLLPAYAEEGKAHFSIGFGCTGGQHRSVTVTERLAQALAEKGWQVSIRHRELERRAAEGKKQA from the coding sequence ATGCCCGATCCCGGACCAACAGATCAGAACCGCTGCCGCTTTGTGCTTGTCACCGGCCCTTCCGGGGCAGGGCGATCCACCGCGATCAACGTTCTGGAGGATCTGGGGTTCGAGGCGATCGACAATCTGCCGCTGCGCTTGCTGCCAACCCTTCTTGACGGTCCCGCCGAAGACCGCCCGATGGCTTTGGGGGTTGATACGCGCAACCGTGATTTTTCAACCACCGCGCTGATCGACTCGGTGGAAAATCTGGCCCGACTGTCACACCTGTCCCCCGAGGTTTTGTATCTGGATTGCAGCCGCGATGTCTTGCTGCGCCGGTTTTCCGAAACCCGGCGGCGCCACCCGCTGGCCCCCGCCGAAAGCCCGGATGTGGGGATAGATCGCGAATTCGATCTGTTGGACCCGATCCGCGCCCGCGCCAGTATCCTGATCGATACATCCGATCTGAACGTGCATCACTTGCGCGCCGAGGTCGAACGCTGGTTCGCGCCTGTCGGTCCCGGACGGATGGCTGTTTCGCTGCATTCCTTTTCCTACAAACGCGGCTTGCCGCGCGGCATCGACATGGTTTTTGACTGCCGGTTTCTGAACAATCCTTATTGGGTTCCTGAATTACGCGGTTTCGACGGGCGCGATGCCCAGGTGGCCGACTATGTTGCGGCAGACGCCCGCTTTGCCCAGTTTTTCGAAAAAACGCTGGATTTCACCGAATTCCTGTTGCCCGCCTACGCGGAAGAGGGCAAAGCACATTTTTCAATCGGCTTTGGATGCACCGGTGGCCAGCACAGATCGGTCACAGTGACCGAAAGATTGGCGCAAGCCCTTGCGGAGAAGGGGTGGCAAGTGTCAATTAGGCATCGCGAGCTTGAGCGCCGCGCGGCAGAGGGTAAGAAACAGGCGTGA
- a CDS encoding PTS sugar transporter subunit IIA, whose translation MIGIVIVAHGGLAKEYMSAVEHVVGRQPGIRAIAIEADHDRDAKQTEICVAADAVDTGDGVVVVTDLFGGSPSNLSLRACKPEDRRIIYGANLPMLIKLAKSRDLPVSDAVRAALEAGKKYIDSQNVSSDA comes from the coding sequence GTGATCGGGATTGTTATTGTCGCGCATGGCGGGCTGGCCAAGGAATACATGTCGGCGGTGGAACACGTGGTGGGCCGCCAACCGGGCATTCGGGCTATCGCAATCGAAGCGGACCATGATCGGGACGCAAAGCAAACTGAAATCTGTGTGGCGGCCGATGCGGTCGATACCGGCGACGGTGTTGTTGTCGTCACCGATCTGTTCGGCGGCTCGCCTTCAAACCTGAGCTTGCGCGCCTGCAAACCCGAAGACCGCCGGATTATTTACGGCGCTAATCTGCCGATGCTGATCAAACTGGCCAAAAGCCGCGACTTGCCGGTATCCGATGCGGTACGGGCTGCGCTGGAAGCCGGCAAGAAATACATCGACAGCCAGAATGTGTCTTCGGATGCGTAA
- a CDS encoding 3-hydroxybutyryl-CoA dehydrogenase codes for MDIQRIGIVGAGQMGNGIAHVMALAGYDVLLTDISSDALQAAIDLIDRNLERQVGRGKIEEAEKSKAMARIKTTVTLTELGQTDLVIEAATERETVKQAIFEDLLPHLKPDTILTSNTSSISITRLASRTDRPEKFMGFHFMNPVPVMQLVELIRGIATDEPTYAACKSVVDRLGKTSASAEDFPGFIVNRILMPMINEAVYTLYEGVGSVLSIDQSMKLGANHPMGPLELADFIGLDTCLAIMNVLHDGLADTKYRPCPLLTKYVEAGWLGRKSQRGFYDYRGEMPVPTR; via the coding sequence ATGGACATTCAGAGAATTGGCATCGTGGGTGCAGGCCAGATGGGCAACGGCATTGCACATGTTATGGCGCTTGCCGGATATGATGTTCTGCTGACAGATATCAGTTCCGACGCACTACAGGCCGCGATCGATCTGATCGACCGCAATCTGGAACGGCAGGTTGGCCGCGGCAAGATCGAAGAGGCCGAGAAATCCAAGGCGATGGCGAGGATCAAGACCACTGTGACCCTGACAGAACTTGGCCAGACCGATCTGGTGATCGAAGCGGCAACAGAACGCGAAACCGTCAAGCAGGCGATTTTCGAAGATCTTTTGCCGCATCTTAAGCCCGATACGATCCTGACATCGAACACATCGTCGATTTCGATCACCCGTCTGGCCAGCCGGACGGACAGGCCCGAAAAATTCATGGGGTTTCATTTCATGAACCCTGTGCCGGTGATGCAGCTTGTCGAATTGATCCGTGGCATTGCAACCGATGAACCCACCTATGCCGCGTGCAAATCCGTAGTGGACCGGTTAGGGAAAACATCCGCGTCAGCCGAAGATTTCCCCGGATTTATCGTCAACCGCATCCTGATGCCGATGATCAATGAAGCGGTATACACTCTTTACGAAGGGGTCGGATCTGTCCTGTCAATTGACCAGTCGATGAAGCTGGGCGCAAACCATCCGATGGGTCCGCTGGAACTGGCTGATTTTATCGGGCTTGATACCTGTCTGGCCATCATGAACGTGTTGCATGACGGTTTGGCGGACACCAAATACCGCCCCTGCCCGCTGCTGACCAAATATGTCGAAGCCGGCTGGCTTGGGCGCAAGTCGCAGCGCGGTTTTTATGATTATCGCGGTGAGATGCCGGTGCCGACCCGTTAA
- a CDS encoding electron transfer flavoprotein subunit beta/FixA family protein: MKVLVPVKRVIDYNVKVRVKADGSGVDLANVKMSMNPFDEIAVEQAIRLKEAGAAEEVIAVSIGVKQSQETLRTALAMGADRAILVVAAEDVHNDIEPLAVAKILKAIVDEEQPGLVLCGKQAIDNDLNATGQMLSALLGWSQATFASGLEISGDSATVTREVDGGLQTIKVKMPAVVTVDLRLNEPRYASLPNIMKAKKKPLDEKTAADYGVDVTPRLEIVKTGEPESRAAGIKVGSVDELVEKLKEAGAV; the protein is encoded by the coding sequence ATGAAGGTTTTGGTACCTGTCAAACGCGTGATCGACTATAACGTGAAAGTTCGTGTGAAAGCGGATGGATCGGGTGTTGATCTTGCCAATGTGAAAATGTCGATGAACCCATTTGACGAGATCGCGGTCGAACAGGCGATCCGTCTGAAAGAAGCCGGCGCTGCGGAAGAAGTGATTGCGGTGTCGATCGGCGTCAAGCAAAGCCAGGAAACGCTGCGCACCGCGCTGGCGATGGGCGCAGACCGCGCCATTCTGGTGGTGGCGGCAGAAGATGTTCACAACGACATCGAACCGCTGGCCGTTGCCAAGATTCTCAAGGCGATTGTTGACGAAGAACAGCCAGGTCTGGTGCTGTGCGGCAAGCAGGCGATCGATAATGATCTGAACGCCACCGGCCAGATGCTGAGCGCATTGCTGGGTTGGTCGCAGGCGACCTTTGCATCCGGTCTTGAAATCTCGGGCGACAGCGCAACCGTGACCCGCGAAGTCGATGGCGGCTTGCAGACCATCAAGGTCAAGATGCCCGCCGTTGTGACGGTTGATTTGCGCCTGAACGAACCGCGCTATGCATCGCTGCCCAACATCATGAAAGCCAAGAAAAAGCCGCTGGATGAAAAAACCGCAGCGGATTACGGCGTTGATGTCACTCCGCGTCTTGAGATCGTGAAAACCGGCGAACCCGAAAGCCGCGCGGCTGGTATCAAAGTGGGCTCGGTGGACGAACTTGTCGAGAAACTCAAAGAAGCGGGGGCTGTGTAA
- a CDS encoding electron transfer flavoprotein subunit alpha/FixB family protein, protein MAVLLLAEVNDGELSLDATSKAVTAAAQLGDVTVLCAGGSAAAAAAEAAKISGVSKVLCAEDPALGHRLAESTADLIVSLAGDYEHIVAPATTDAKNVLPRVAALLDVMVLTDVSGIVDANTFERPIYAGNAIQTVKSSDGKKVVSFRVSTFDAAEMGGSASVETIGAAGNPGLSEWVEDKVAASDRPELTSAGVVVSGGRGVGSKDDFALIETLADKLGAAVGASRAAVDSGYAPNDWQVGQTGKVVAPDLYVAVGISGAIQHLAGMKDSKVIVAINKDEEAPIFQVADFGLVADLFTAVPELIEKL, encoded by the coding sequence ATGGCTGTTTTACTCCTTGCCGAAGTCAATGATGGCGAACTGTCGCTGGATGCCACCTCCAAGGCGGTAACTGCGGCGGCGCAACTGGGCGATGTGACTGTGTTGTGCGCGGGCGGGTCTGCGGCGGCGGCGGCAGCCGAAGCTGCGAAGATTTCCGGCGTGTCCAAGGTGCTGTGTGCCGAAGATCCCGCATTGGGCCACCGTCTGGCGGAATCGACCGCCGATCTAATCGTATCGCTTGCAGGGGACTACGAACATATCGTAGCGCCCGCGACGACCGATGCGAAAAACGTGCTGCCGCGTGTCGCGGCTTTGCTGGATGTGATGGTTCTGACCGACGTGTCCGGTATCGTTGACGCCAACACGTTCGAGCGCCCGATCTATGCGGGCAACGCGATCCAGACCGTCAAATCCAGCGATGGCAAAAAGGTTGTATCGTTCCGTGTATCTACCTTTGACGCCGCTGAAATGGGCGGGTCTGCATCTGTCGAAACCATCGGTGCCGCCGGCAATCCGGGTCTGAGCGAATGGGTCGAGGACAAGGTTGCGGCCAGTGACCGCCCCGAGCTGACATCGGCCGGTGTGGTCGTGTCGGGCGGGCGCGGTGTGGGATCGAAAGACGATTTCGCGCTGATCGAAACACTGGCGGACAAGCTGGGTGCGGCTGTTGGTGCATCGCGCGCAGCGGTTGACAGTGGCTATGCCCCGAACGACTGGCAGGTCGGCCAGACGGGCAAGGTTGTGGCCCCTGATCTGTACGTTGCCGTTGGCATTTCCGGTGCGATCCAGCATCTGGCCGGTATGAAAGACAGCAAGGTGATCGTGGCGATCAACAAAGACGAAGAAGCGCCGATCTTTCAGGTTGCCGATTTCGGTCTGGTCGCCGACCTGTTCACAGCTGTGCCGGAACTGATCGAAAAACTTTAA
- a CDS encoding SDR family NAD(P)-dependent oxidoreductase yields the protein MQKSILITGCSSGIGYDAAQGLKSRGWRVFAACRRPEDCARLIAEGFESPLLDYTDPATLESGLAEVLAATGGTLDALFNNGAHGLPGAVEDLPVDGLRAIFEANFFGWHDLTCRVIPVMRAQGHGRIIQCSSVLGFVTLRMRGAYNATKFALEGLTDTMRIEMRDTPIKIVLIEPGPVTSKIRVNSIPHYERWIKWQDSPRASFYENTLHKRLYSSSGPDTFELPASAVTKKLVHALESRRPKPRYYVTTPTYLMGALRRLLPTRALDWVLART from the coding sequence ATGCAGAAATCCATACTGATTACAGGCTGTTCGTCCGGCATCGGATATGACGCGGCGCAAGGGCTGAAGTCGCGGGGATGGCGGGTGTTTGCCGCCTGCCGGCGGCCCGAAGACTGCGCGCGCCTGATCGCTGAAGGGTTTGAAAGCCCGCTTTTGGATTACACCGACCCCGCCACGTTGGAATCCGGACTGGCCGAGGTTCTGGCGGCCACCGGTGGCACGCTGGATGCGCTGTTCAACAACGGCGCGCATGGCCTGCCCGGCGCAGTTGAAGACCTGCCGGTTGACGGTTTGCGCGCCATATTCGAGGCGAATTTCTTTGGCTGGCACGATCTGACCTGCCGGGTCATTCCGGTGATGCGCGCGCAGGGGCATGGCCGGATCATTCAATGTTCGTCCGTGCTGGGCTTTGTCACGCTGCGGATGCGCGGGGCTTACAACGCCACCAAATTCGCGCTGGAAGGTCTGACCGACACGATGCGCATCGAAATGCGCGACACGCCGATCAAGATTGTCCTGATCGAACCGGGGCCCGTCACATCGAAAATTCGCGTCAATTCGATCCCGCATTATGAACGCTGGATCAAATGGCAGGACAGCCCGCGCGCGTCTTTCTATGAAAACACCCTGCACAAGCGCCTCTATTCAAGCAGCGGGCCCGACACGTTCGAACTGCCCGCAAGCGCCGTTACAAAAAAACTGGTACACGCCCTGGAATCGCGGCGCCCCAAACCGCGTTATTACGTCACTACACCAACCTATCTGATGGGCGCACTGCGCCGTCTGTTGCCCACAAGAGCATTGGATTGGGTATTGGCCCGAACCTGA
- a CDS encoding HPr kinase/phosphorylase has translation MARSGKRETSLVSPLGDTPFDSAVHATCIAMQDRGLLVLGAAGSGKSALALQLIALGAKLVADDRVLLSDEDGGITATAPEPIAGLIEARGLGVLNAPVCKRAPIRLVVSMDHVETERIPPFRTCQIGPYTVPLVHKSDNGHFPAAVALYLLHGRKE, from the coding sequence GTGGCGCGGTCCGGCAAACGTGAAACCAGCCTTGTTTCGCCCTTGGGCGACACTCCTTTTGACAGCGCGGTTCATGCAACATGCATCGCGATGCAGGATCGCGGATTGCTTGTTCTGGGTGCGGCGGGCAGCGGAAAATCGGCGCTGGCCCTGCAACTTATCGCCCTTGGGGCCAAACTGGTGGCGGATGACCGGGTTCTTCTTTCAGATGAAGACGGCGGCATCACGGCCACCGCCCCTGAGCCTATCGCCGGATTGATTGAAGCACGCGGCCTAGGTGTGTTGAACGCGCCGGTGTGCAAACGCGCCCCGATCAGGCTGGTGGTGTCGATGGATCATGTTGAAACCGAACGCATTCCGCCATTTCGCACCTGTCAGATAGGCCCCTACACTGTTCCGCTGGTTCACAAATCTGACAACGGGCATTTTCCCGCCGCTGTGGCACTATATCTGTTACACGGTCGAAAGGAGTGA